A single window of Bradyrhizobium daqingense DNA harbors:
- a CDS encoding NYN domain-containing protein: protein MPSELRSPRLAVLIDADNASAKIADGLFEEIAKIGEASVRRIYGDFSNARSRGWADILSKHAIIPQQQFAYTTGKNASDITLVIDAMDLLHSGRFDGFCLVSSDSDFTRLAARIREQGIDVFGFGEQKTPESFRQACRRFVYTENLLAGTVNTQDATARSAPLQPPEAATPIIKKVITQMESEDGWVALGEVGRQLANLASDFDPRTFGFRKLSDLVRKTNSFEIDEQKGRSMRIRVKPAAAPTSRPRNSRRRALGGAAPKA from the coding sequence ATGCCTTCTGAACTCCGTTCTCCTCGTCTCGCGGTTCTGATCGACGCCGACAACGCCTCCGCGAAGATCGCGGACGGATTGTTCGAGGAGATTGCCAAGATCGGCGAGGCCAGCGTCCGCCGCATCTATGGCGATTTCTCAAATGCGCGATCCAGAGGCTGGGCCGACATCCTGTCGAAACACGCCATCATCCCGCAGCAGCAGTTCGCCTATACGACGGGAAAGAACGCCTCCGACATCACTCTGGTCATCGATGCGATGGACCTGCTTCACAGTGGCCGGTTCGACGGTTTTTGCCTGGTCTCTTCCGACAGCGACTTTACCCGCCTGGCTGCCCGCATCCGGGAGCAGGGCATCGACGTCTTCGGGTTCGGCGAGCAGAAGACGCCGGAAAGCTTCCGGCAGGCCTGCCGCAGATTCGTTTACACGGAGAACCTGCTTGCCGGGACGGTGAATACGCAGGACGCCACCGCGAGGTCGGCGCCGCTTCAGCCCCCCGAAGCGGCCACGCCAATCATCAAGAAGGTCATTACCCAGATGGAGAGCGAGGACGGCTGGGTCGCCCTCGGGGAGGTGGGCAGGCAGCTTGCGAATCTCGCGTCCGATTTCGATCCGAGGACCTTCGGCTTCCGAAAGCTGAGCGATCTCGTGCGGAAGACAAATTCGTTCGAGATTGACGAGCAAAAGGGGCGATCGATGCGGATTCGGGTCAAGCCCGCTGCCGCACCGACTTCGAGACCGCGGAACTCGCGGCGAAGGGCGCTAGGCGGAGCGGCCCCTAAAGCGTAA
- a CDS encoding adenine deaminase, whose protein sequence is MTKLTRFAVEPLHAMTRRLADVASARVAPDLVVTGARVLSTYSERIHANREVWISGGRIAAVKPVGTAKKVWSGAPLYDAAGGIIAPGLVDPHIHIESSMVTACAYAEAALLNGTTTIFCDSHEIGNVMDVAGVEAMLEDAREAPLSIFLTVPSTVPATSAELETAGGDLTPDKIAGLFDRWPEAVALGEKMDFVPVTMGDERSHAILAAALKRGRPVSGHVYGREFVAAYAASGVTDTHEAIDRDIADDLLDAGVWVFLRGGPPTTPWHSLPQAIRTITELGASHKRTAVCTDDRDADDLLLFGLDWVVREAVKAGMSPEQAWSMGSLHGATRFGMEGDIGGLGGGRRADLVLMDDQLKPQCTWYGGELVVEHGKITPRLDQALSQRYQYPRAAYATVKLPEKMKLTPELPAKACTVNAIKTALPGITLIHEKVAIEPAKDWLSLFARYGLCFVTVVERHGKSTGNVAYGLLRDFGLKRGAVASSVGHDSHNIIVAGTNEADMQVAIAAIREQQGGVCVVADGKVKALVPLPIAGLLSDKRVIEVAEEVKALKKEWAEAGCTIPYMGFNLIPLSVIPEIRITDKGLVLVPQMELAPLFE, encoded by the coding sequence ATGACCAAACTTACCCGCTTTGCTGTCGAACCGCTGCACGCGATGACCCGGCGTCTGGCCGATGTCGCCTCAGCGCGCGTCGCGCCCGACCTCGTTGTGACCGGCGCCCGGGTGCTCTCGACCTATTCGGAGCGCATCCACGCGAACCGGGAGGTCTGGATCAGCGGCGGGCGCATCGCCGCGGTGAAGCCAGTGGGCACGGCGAAGAAGGTCTGGAGCGGCGCGCCGCTCTATGACGCCGCCGGCGGCATCATCGCGCCGGGTCTGGTCGATCCGCACATCCACATCGAATCCTCAATGGTGACCGCTTGCGCCTATGCCGAGGCCGCGCTGCTCAACGGCACCACCACGATCTTTTGCGACAGCCACGAGATCGGCAACGTCATGGACGTCGCCGGCGTCGAGGCGATGCTGGAGGACGCGCGCGAGGCTCCGCTTTCTATTTTTCTGACCGTGCCGAGCACGGTGCCGGCAACGTCCGCGGAACTGGAGACCGCCGGCGGCGACCTCACGCCGGACAAGATCGCTGGGCTGTTCGACCGCTGGCCCGAAGCGGTGGCGCTCGGCGAGAAGATGGACTTTGTCCCGGTGACGATGGGCGACGAGCGCAGCCACGCGATCCTCGCCGCAGCCTTGAAGCGGGGACGGCCGGTGTCCGGTCACGTCTATGGCCGCGAATTCGTCGCGGCTTATGCAGCCAGCGGCGTCACCGACACCCATGAGGCAATCGACCGTGACATTGCCGACGATCTGCTCGATGCTGGCGTTTGGGTGTTTTTGCGCGGCGGCCCGCCGACGACGCCCTGGCATTCGCTGCCGCAGGCGATCCGCACCATCACCGAGCTCGGAGCCTCGCACAAGCGCACCGCCGTGTGCACCGACGATCGCGACGCCGATGATCTCCTGCTGTTCGGTCTCGACTGGGTGGTGCGCGAGGCTGTGAAGGCGGGGATGTCGCCCGAGCAGGCCTGGTCGATGGGCTCGCTGCACGGCGCGACGCGCTTCGGCATGGAAGGGGATATCGGCGGCCTCGGCGGCGGGCGCCGCGCCGATCTCGTGCTGATGGACGATCAGCTCAAGCCGCAATGCACCTGGTATGGCGGGGAGCTCGTGGTCGAGCACGGCAAGATCACCCCGCGCCTCGATCAGGCGCTGTCGCAGCGCTATCAATATCCGAGGGCAGCCTACGCGACGGTCAAGCTGCCTGAGAAGATGAAGCTGACGCCGGAACTGCCGGCGAAGGCTTGCACCGTCAATGCGATCAAGACCGCGCTGCCGGGTATCACGTTGATTCACGAAAAGGTCGCGATCGAACCGGCGAAGGACTGGCTGTCGTTGTTCGCGCGCTACGGCCTGTGCTTCGTCACGGTGGTCGAGCGCCACGGCAAATCGACGGGCAATGTCGCCTATGGCCTGCTCAGGGATTTCGGCCTGAAGCGCGGCGCGGTTGCTTCCAGCGTCGGGCATGACAGCCACAACATCATCGTCGCCGGCACGAACGAGGCTGACATGCAGGTCGCGATCGCAGCGATCAGGGAGCAGCAGGGCGGCGTCTGCGTCGTCGCCGACGGCAAGGTGAAGGCGCTGGTTCCCTTGCCGATCGCAGGGCTGCTCTCCGACAAGCGCGTCATTGAGGTGGCCGAAGAGGTCAAGGCGCTGAAGAAGGAATGGGCCGAGGCCGGCTGCACCATTCCCTATATGGGCTTCAATTTGATTCCCCTATCGGTCATTCCGGAAATTCGCATCACCGACAAGGGCCTCGTGCTGGTGCCGCAGATGGAGCTTGCACCGCTGTTCGAGTGA
- a CDS encoding thiamine pyrophosphate-dependent enzyme gives MKTDLDNRNTKVMNRFDVTSRLIAKLGNEEAVIGGIGNTNFDLWAAGHRPQNFYMLGSMGLAFPIALGVALAQPDRHVFALEGDGSLLMQLGALSTIAALKPKNLTMIVMDNGIYQITGAQPTPAAGVADIVAIALGSGLANSAWAADEEDFERLIEAAMGASEPHLIAVRIDDKPGIGTTRRDPVQIRERFMHGLGVREPL, from the coding sequence ATGAAAACAGACTTGGACAATCGCAACACCAAGGTGATGAACCGCTTCGACGTCACCTCACGCCTGATCGCGAAGCTCGGAAACGAGGAAGCGGTGATCGGCGGCATCGGCAACACCAATTTCGATCTCTGGGCCGCCGGCCACCGCCCGCAGAACTTCTACATGCTGGGCAGCATGGGACTCGCCTTCCCGATCGCGCTCGGCGTGGCGCTGGCGCAGCCCGACCGCCACGTCTTCGCGCTCGAAGGCGACGGCTCGCTACTGATGCAGCTTGGTGCGCTCTCGACGATCGCAGCCCTGAAGCCGAAGAACCTCACGATGATCGTGATGGACAACGGCATCTACCAAATTACCGGCGCGCAGCCGACGCCGGCAGCTGGTGTCGCCGACATCGTTGCCATCGCTCTCGGCTCGGGTCTCGCCAACAGCGCTTGGGCCGCGGACGAGGAGGATTTCGAGCGGCTGATCGAGGCTGCAATGGGTGCCTCCGAGCCCCACCTCATCGCCGTACGGATCGACGACAAGCCGGGCATCGGCACCACCCGCCGCGACCCCGTGCAGATCCGGGAACGTTTCATGCACGGCCTTGGCGTGCGCGAGCCACTTTAA
- a CDS encoding tripartite tricarboxylate transporter permease → MDTFAALAHGMAVAVQPMNLLYALIGVFLGTAVGVLPGIGPALTVALLLPVTYKLDPGGSLIMFAGIYYGGMYGGSTTAILINTPGESASMATALEGNKMAKAGRGGPALATSAIGSFVAGTIATIGLAFLAPWLVDFAVRFGPEDYFALMCVAFVTVSATFGDSPVRGLTSLFIGLTLGLVGIDKLTGQARLAFGVPELLDGVEVTTLAVGLFAVGEALYVASRRHHTEEKLEPVRGSLWMTKEDWKRSWKPWLRGTMFGFPIGALPAGGAEIPTFLSYSTEKRLTKHPEEFGKGAIEGVAGPEAANNASAAGTLVPLLTLGLPTSATAAMMLAGFQQYGLNPGPLLFAERPDLVWGLIASLFIANMMLLVLNLPLVGLWVRLLAIPQPWLYAGILVFATMGTIAAKPSVVELSMLAGFGVLGFLMRRFDFPIAPVVVGLILGPIAESQLRRALAISLGDPMTLVQSPISATLLAIALVALLAPFVLKGMGRFKANED, encoded by the coding sequence ATGGACACTTTTGCTGCGCTGGCGCATGGCATGGCAGTCGCCGTTCAGCCGATGAACCTGCTCTATGCCTTGATCGGCGTCTTCCTCGGCACGGCCGTGGGCGTGCTGCCCGGCATCGGCCCGGCGCTGACGGTCGCCCTGCTGCTGCCTGTCACCTACAAGCTCGATCCCGGCGGCTCGCTGATCATGTTCGCCGGCATCTATTACGGCGGCATGTATGGCGGATCGACAACGGCGATCCTGATCAACACGCCCGGTGAGAGCGCCTCGATGGCGACCGCGCTCGAAGGCAACAAGATGGCCAAGGCCGGCCGCGGCGGGCCGGCGCTTGCGACTTCCGCGATCGGCTCCTTCGTCGCCGGCACCATCGCCACCATCGGGCTGGCGTTCCTCGCGCCATGGCTGGTCGATTTCGCCGTGCGCTTTGGCCCCGAGGATTACTTCGCGCTGATGTGCGTCGCCTTCGTCACGGTGTCGGCGACCTTCGGGGATTCACCGGTTCGCGGCTTGACCAGCCTGTTCATCGGCCTGACGCTGGGCCTCGTCGGCATCGACAAGCTGACGGGTCAGGCGCGGCTCGCGTTCGGCGTCCCTGAATTGCTCGACGGCGTCGAGGTGACGACGCTTGCGGTCGGCCTGTTCGCAGTCGGCGAGGCGCTCTACGTCGCATCGCGCCGCCACCATACCGAGGAAAAGCTCGAACCGGTGCGCGGCTCGCTGTGGATGACGAAGGAGGATTGGAAGCGCTCGTGGAAGCCGTGGCTGCGCGGCACCATGTTCGGCTTCCCCATCGGCGCGCTGCCGGCGGGTGGCGCGGAAATCCCGACCTTCCTGTCCTATTCCACCGAGAAGCGGCTGACGAAACACCCCGAGGAGTTCGGCAAGGGCGCGATCGAAGGCGTGGCCGGACCTGAGGCCGCCAACAACGCCTCTGCCGCCGGCACGCTGGTGCCGCTGCTGACGCTGGGATTGCCGACTTCGGCGACCGCCGCGATGATGCTGGCCGGCTTCCAGCAATACGGCCTTAACCCTGGGCCGCTGCTGTTCGCCGAGCGTCCGGACCTGGTGTGGGGCCTGATCGCCAGCCTGTTCATCGCCAACATGATGCTGCTGGTGCTCAACCTGCCGCTGGTCGGCCTGTGGGTGCGGCTGCTCGCGATCCCGCAGCCCTGGCTCTATGCCGGCATCCTCGTGTTCGCGACCATGGGCACGATCGCGGCAAAGCCGTCGGTGGTGGAATTGTCGATGCTGGCCGGCTTCGGCGTGCTCGGCTTCCTGATGCGCCGGTTCGATTTCCCGATCGCACCGGTCGTGGTCGGCCTGATCCTCGGCCCGATCGCCGAGAGCCAGCTGCGGCGCGCGCTCGCGATCAGCCTCGGGGATCCCATGACGTTGGTGCAGAGCCCGATCTCCGCGACGCTGCTTGCCATCGCGCTGGTTGCGCTGCTGGCCCCCTTCGTGCTGAAGGGAATGGGGCGGTTCAAGGCGAACGAGGACTAG
- the hyi gene encoding hydroxypyruvate isomerase codes for MPKFAANLTMLFNEMPFLDRFAAAKAAGFAGVEYLFPYDFDKAQLREQLESHGLTQVLHNLPAGNWAAGERGIAILPDRSSEFRDGVFRAIDYAKALDCEQLNCLVGIAPAGADPRELQETLVGNLRFAAATLARENIKLLVEPINTLDIPGFYLNGTEQAIQLISEVRSSNLFVQYDIYHMQIMEGDLARTIQEYLPQIAHVQLADNPGRHEPGTGEINYPFLFRHLAAIGYRGWIGCEYKPRTTTLEGLSWHAAQTFET; via the coding sequence ATGCCGAAATTTGCCGCCAATCTCACCATGCTCTTCAACGAGATGCCGTTCCTCGACCGCTTCGCTGCCGCGAAGGCGGCGGGATTTGCCGGGGTCGAGTATCTCTTTCCCTATGATTTCGACAAGGCGCAGCTGCGCGAGCAATTGGAGTCTCACGGGCTGACACAGGTGCTGCACAATCTGCCGGCCGGCAATTGGGCGGCTGGCGAGCGCGGCATCGCCATCCTGCCCGATCGCAGCAGCGAATTCCGCGACGGCGTGTTCCGCGCCATCGACTACGCCAAGGCGCTGGATTGCGAGCAGCTCAACTGCCTCGTCGGCATCGCGCCTGCCGGTGCCGATCCGCGCGAGCTTCAGGAGACGCTGGTCGGAAATCTGCGCTTCGCCGCCGCGACGCTGGCACGGGAAAACATCAAGCTGCTGGTCGAGCCGATCAATACGCTGGACATTCCGGGCTTCTACCTCAACGGCACGGAGCAGGCGATACAGCTCATCTCCGAGGTGCGGTCGAGCAATTTGTTCGTCCAGTACGACATCTATCACATGCAGATCATGGAAGGTGATCTCGCCCGCACCATCCAGGAATATCTGCCGCAGATCGCGCATGTCCAACTCGCCGACAATCCCGGCCGCCATGAACCCGGCACCGGCGAGATCAACTATCCCTTCCTGTTCCGCCATCTCGCCGCGATCGGCTATCGCGGATGGATCGGCTGCGAATACAAGCCGCGCACCACGACCCTGGAAGGTCTTTCATGGCACGCGGCGCAGACGTTCGAGACCTGA
- a CDS encoding VanZ family protein: MSILVRSIAWLLAAAVTFATLGPPGLRPHSDLGQDGEHALAFILVGLAFGLAYPRRRLRIAAASVVLIGVLELMQFWAPGRHARLADFLVDALTACFGFAIAAAADWTMTRLRNNAALTSEGPAE; encoded by the coding sequence ATGTCGATTTTGGTTCGTTCCATTGCCTGGCTGCTCGCGGCCGCCGTCACTTTCGCAACCCTCGGCCCACCGGGCCTGCGGCCCCATTCCGACCTCGGTCAGGACGGCGAACATGCGCTCGCCTTCATCCTGGTCGGACTGGCCTTCGGCCTCGCCTATCCGCGGCGGCGCCTGCGGATTGCTGCGGCCTCGGTTGTCCTGATCGGCGTGCTGGAATTGATGCAATTTTGGGCACCGGGCCGCCATGCGCGACTTGCGGACTTTCTGGTCGACGCGCTCACCGCCTGCTTCGGCTTTGCCATCGCAGCGGCTGCGGACTGGACCATGACCCGGCTTCGCAACAACGCGGCCCTGACGAGCGAAGGCCCCGCGGAGTAG
- a CDS encoding DUF1236 domain-containing protein, protein MKTRLAISLAAASLLASSAAFAQSTTEQGARDGARAGGDIGGPVGAMVGGTVGAAVGAGLEIPNAILGGIPRSESVVVEERVVVGEPLPPTVVLRPVPNYTEYRYAVVNDRRVIVEPRTRRVVKIID, encoded by the coding sequence ATGAAAACCCGTCTTGCGATTTCGTTGGCTGCCGCCTCGCTGCTGGCGTCGAGCGCAGCCTTTGCCCAATCGACCACCGAACAGGGCGCCAGGGACGGCGCGCGCGCGGGCGGCGACATCGGCGGCCCGGTCGGCGCGATGGTCGGCGGCACCGTCGGTGCGGCCGTTGGCGCGGGTCTCGAAATTCCGAATGCGATTCTCGGCGGAATCCCGCGCAGCGAATCGGTCGTCGTGGAGGAGCGCGTCGTGGTCGGCGAGCCCCTGCCTCCGACCGTGGTGCTGCGCCCGGTGCCGAACTACACCGAGTATCGGTATGCGGTCGTGAACGACCGCCGCGTGATCGTCGAGCCGCGCACGCGCCGCGTCGTCAAGATCATCGACTGA
- a CDS encoding thiamine pyrophosphate-binding protein, whose product MAIAEQKTSPQAAQGAGESSWDGIVLQTLKRNEISLIPYVPDRVLTPLIKNLHADPFFTTFATAREEEAVGIVSGAWMGGRRGAVLMQTSGFATLANVLASLAVPYQIPLIMFVSERGTLGEFNYGQSLVCRTMRPVLDSLALEHHTITRLDELEFIADRSIKQAVTTQAPVALILNPLLTGGKVFDK is encoded by the coding sequence CGGAGCAGAAGACCTCGCCCCAGGCCGCACAGGGGGCCGGCGAAAGCAGTTGGGACGGCATCGTCCTGCAAACCCTGAAGCGGAACGAGATCAGCCTGATCCCCTACGTCCCCGACCGCGTGCTGACGCCGCTGATCAAGAACCTGCACGCCGATCCCTTCTTCACCACTTTTGCCACCGCCCGCGAGGAGGAAGCGGTCGGCATCGTTTCGGGAGCCTGGATGGGCGGCCGGCGCGGCGCGGTGCTGATGCAGACGTCAGGCTTTGCGACGCTCGCCAACGTGCTGGCCTCGCTCGCGGTGCCGTACCAGATTCCGCTGATCATGTTCGTCTCCGAGCGCGGCACGCTCGGCGAGTTCAACTACGGCCAGTCGCTGGTCTGCCGCACCATGCGCCCGGTGCTGGATTCACTGGCGCTGGAGCACCACACCATCACCCGGCTCGACGAGCTCGAATTCATCGCTGACCGCTCGATCAAGCAGGCCGTCACCACGCAGGCGCCGGTGGCCCTGATCCTCAACCCGCTGCTCACGGGCGGCAAGGTGTTCGACAAGTGA
- the gcl gene encoding glyoxylate carboligase, whose amino-acid sequence MAKMRAVDAAVRILEKEGISTAFGVPGAAINPLYSALKKRGSIRHILARHVEGASHMAEGYTRAKAGNIGVCIGTSGPAGTDMITGLYSAIADSIPILCITGQAPRARLYKEDFQAVDIESIAKPVTKWAVTVREPALVPRVFSQAFHVMRSGRPGPVLIDMPLDVQLAEIEFDDDTYEPLPVYKPAATRKQVEKALEMLNAAERPLIVAGGGIINADASDLLVEFAEITNVPVVPTLMGWGAIPDDHVLMAGMVGLQTSHRYGNATLLESDFVLGIGNRWANRHTGSVETYTKGRKFVHVDIEPTQIGRVFNPDFGIVSDAKAALELFVTVAREWRRSGRLRERQAWPASCRDRKKTMLRKSHFDNVPIKPQRVYEEMNKAFGRDTTYVTVIGLSQIAGAQFLGVYKPRNWINAGQAGPLGWTLPAALGVRAACPDREIVALSGDYDFQFLIEELAVGAQFNLPYIHVVVNNSYLGLIRQAQRGFDMDYHVQLSFENINAPEIGVYGVDHVTVAEGLGCKAIRVTDPKDTQAAFATARELMAKHRVPVVVEFILERVTNIAMGTEIDNIVEFEEVLDLPLDEVASARPNVLQPAE is encoded by the coding sequence ATGGCGAAGATGCGAGCCGTCGATGCAGCCGTGCGAATTCTGGAGAAGGAAGGCATCTCGACTGCCTTCGGGGTTCCCGGCGCTGCGATCAATCCGCTTTACTCGGCGCTGAAAAAACGGGGCTCGATCCGCCACATCCTGGCGCGGCATGTCGAGGGTGCCTCGCACATGGCCGAGGGCTACACCCGGGCCAAGGCCGGCAATATCGGCGTTTGCATCGGCACCTCGGGGCCGGCCGGCACCGACATGATCACCGGGCTATACTCTGCGATCGCCGATTCCATTCCGATCCTCTGCATCACCGGGCAGGCGCCGCGGGCACGCCTCTACAAGGAAGATTTCCAGGCCGTCGACATCGAGTCGATCGCGAAGCCCGTGACGAAATGGGCGGTGACGGTGCGCGAGCCGGCGCTGGTGCCGCGCGTGTTCAGCCAGGCGTTTCATGTGATGCGCTCGGGCCGGCCGGGACCGGTGCTGATCGACATGCCGCTCGACGTGCAGCTCGCCGAGATCGAGTTCGACGACGATACCTATGAGCCGCTGCCGGTCTACAAGCCGGCCGCGACGCGCAAGCAGGTCGAGAAGGCGCTGGAGATGCTCAACGCCGCCGAGCGTCCGCTGATCGTGGCGGGCGGCGGCATCATCAACGCCGACGCGTCTGATCTGCTAGTGGAATTTGCCGAGATCACCAACGTGCCCGTGGTGCCGACGCTGATGGGGTGGGGCGCGATCCCTGACGACCACGTGTTGATGGCCGGCATGGTGGGCCTGCAGACCAGTCACCGTTACGGCAATGCCACGCTGCTGGAATCCGATTTCGTGCTCGGCATCGGCAATCGCTGGGCCAACCGCCACACCGGCTCGGTCGAGACCTACACCAAGGGCCGCAAATTCGTTCACGTGGACATCGAGCCGACCCAGATCGGGCGCGTGTTCAATCCCGATTTCGGCATCGTCTCGGACGCCAAGGCCGCGCTGGAGCTGTTTGTCACCGTCGCCAGGGAGTGGCGCCGGTCAGGCAGGCTCCGCGAGCGTCAGGCGTGGCCCGCGTCCTGCCGCGACCGCAAGAAGACGATGCTACGCAAGAGCCATTTCGACAATGTGCCGATCAAGCCGCAGCGCGTCTACGAGGAGATGAACAAGGCGTTCGGCCGCGACACGACCTATGTCACGGTGATCGGCCTGTCGCAGATCGCCGGCGCGCAGTTCCTGGGCGTCTACAAGCCGCGCAACTGGATCAATGCCGGGCAGGCGGGGCCGCTCGGCTGGACGCTGCCGGCGGCGCTCGGCGTGCGTGCGGCCTGTCCGGATCGTGAGATCGTCGCGCTGTCGGGCGACTACGACTTCCAGTTCCTGATCGAGGAGCTCGCGGTCGGCGCGCAGTTCAATCTGCCCTACATCCACGTCGTCGTGAACAATTCCTATCTCGGCCTGATCCGCCAGGCCCAGCGCGGCTTCGACATGGACTATCATGTTCAGCTTTCCTTCGAGAACATCAACGCGCCCGAGATCGGAGTGTATGGCGTCGACCATGTGACGGTGGCCGAAGGCCTCGGCTGCAAGGCGATCCGCGTTACCGACCCGAAGGACACGCAGGCGGCGTTCGCGACCGCGCGCGAATTGATGGCGAAGCACCGCGTCCCCGTGGTGGTCGAATTCATCCTCGAACGTGTCACCAACATCGCGATGGGCACCGAGATCGACAACATCGTCGAGTTCGAGGAGGTGCTGGATCTGCCGCTCGACGAGGTCGCAAGCGCGCGGCCCAATGTGTTGCAGCCGGCAGAGTAA
- a CDS encoding 2-hydroxy-3-oxopropionate reductase: MIDIGFIGLGTMGRPMAGHLLAAGHRVLLHDVAPVAAELIAAGGIPCKSAKEVAEESDAVIIMVPDTPHVEAVLFGKDGVASGISKGKIVVDMSSISPLATKEFAKKIEALGADYLDAPVSGGEVGAKAGSLTIMVGGPERAFGTMKPVFDKMGKNVTHVGANGDGQTTKVANQIIVALTIEAVSEALLFASKAGANPALVRKALMGGFASSRILEVHGERMVKRNFDPGFRIELHQKDLNLALEGARALGLSLPSTAVAQQLFSSCAAHGGKAWDHSAMVRALELMAGHEIAAA, translated from the coding sequence ATGATCGATATCGGCTTCATCGGACTTGGCACCATGGGACGGCCGATGGCCGGTCATCTCCTGGCTGCGGGTCATCGTGTTCTCCTGCATGACGTCGCGCCGGTCGCGGCTGAACTGATTGCGGCCGGCGGCATCCCCTGCAAATCGGCCAAGGAAGTCGCGGAGGAATCGGATGCCGTTATCATCATGGTGCCGGATACGCCGCACGTGGAGGCCGTCCTGTTCGGCAAGGACGGTGTCGCGAGCGGCATCTCCAAGGGCAAGATCGTCGTCGACATGAGCTCGATCTCGCCGTTGGCGACGAAGGAGTTTGCGAAGAAGATCGAGGCGCTCGGCGCCGACTATCTCGACGCGCCGGTGTCGGGCGGGGAGGTCGGTGCGAAAGCTGGCAGTCTCACCATCATGGTCGGCGGGCCCGAGCGCGCCTTCGGCACCATGAAGCCGGTGTTCGACAAGATGGGCAAGAACGTCACGCATGTCGGCGCCAATGGCGACGGACAGACGACGAAGGTCGCCAACCAGATCATCGTCGCACTGACTATCGAGGCCGTGAGCGAAGCCTTGTTGTTTGCGTCGAAGGCCGGCGCGAACCCTGCGCTGGTGCGCAAGGCGCTGATGGGCGGGTTTGCCTCGTCACGGATTCTCGAAGTCCATGGCGAACGCATGGTGAAGCGCAATTTCGATCCGGGCTTTCGCATCGAGCTGCATCAGAAGGATCTCAACCTCGCGCTCGAAGGCGCGCGTGCGCTCGGCCTGTCGCTGCCGAGCACGGCGGTGGCGCAGCAATTGTTCTCGTCCTGCGCCGCGCATGGCGGCAAGGCCTGGGATCATTCCGCAATGGTGCGCGCGCTGGAACTGATGGCGGGACATGAGATCGCCGCAGCCTGA